One segment of Cynocephalus volans isolate mCynVol1 chromosome 8, mCynVol1.pri, whole genome shotgun sequence DNA contains the following:
- the NADK gene encoding NAD kinase isoform X2, with the protein MHIQDPARQRLTWNKSPKSVLVIKKIRDASLLQPFKELCTYLMEENNMIVYVEKKVLEDPAIVSDENFGPVKKKFCTFREDYDDISNQIDFIICLGGDGTLLYASSLFQGSVPPVMAFHLGSLGFLTPFNFENFQDQVTQVIEGNAAVVLRSRLKVRVVKELRGRKTTVHNGLGESSVPAPGLHAEVGKRAVQYQVLNEVVIDRGPSSYLSNVDVYLDGHLITTVQGDGVIVSTPTGSTAYAAAAGASMIHPNVPAIMITPICPHSLSFRPIVVPAGVELKIMLSPEARNTAWVSFDGRKRQEIRHGDSISITTSCYPVPSICVQDPVSDWFESLAQCLHWNVRKKQAHFPDEDGEDG; encoded by the exons GCACATTCAGGACCCTGCGCGGCAGCGGCTGACGTGGAACAAGTCTCCAAAGAGCGTTCTCGTCATCAAGAAGATCCGCGATGCCAGCCTGCTGCAGCCCTTTAAGGAGCTCTGCACGTACCTCATGGAG GAAAACAACATGATTGTGTATGTGGAAAAGAAAGTGCTAGAAGACCCTGCCATAGTCAGTGATGAAAACTTTGGACCagtgaagaagaaattctgcaCTTTCCGAGAAG atTATGACGACATTTCCAATCAGATAGACTTCATCATATGCCTGGGGGGGGACGGGACCCTGCTCTATGCTTCCTCGCTTTTCCAG GGCAGTGTGCCTCCAGTCATGGCGTTCCACCTGGGCTCCCTGGGCTTCCTGACCCCATTCAACTTCGAGAACTTTCAGGACCAAGTTACTCAGGTGATCGAGG GGAACGCAGCTGTTGTCCTCCGGAGCCGGCTGAAGGTCCGAGTGGTGAAGGAACTCCGGGGCAGGAAGACGACCGTCCACAACGGGCTCGGCGAGAGCAGTGTGCCGGCCCCAGGCCTGCATGCAGAAGTCGGGAAGCGGGCCGTGCAGTACCAG GTCTTGAATGAGGTGGTGATCGACAGAGGCCCCTCCTCCTACCTGTCCAACGTGGATGTCTACCTGGACGGACACCTCATCACCACGGTGCAGGGTGACG GAGTGATCGTGTCCACCCCGACGGGCAGCACAGCATATGCAGCCGCAGCTGGGGCCTCGATGATCCACCCCAACGTGCCGGCCATCATGATCACGCCCATCTGCCCCCACTCGCTGTCATTCCGGCCTATTGTGGTCCCCGCAGGGGTTGAGCTGAAG ATCATGCTGTCACCAGAAGCAAGGAACACTGCCTGGGTGTCTTTTGACGGACGAAAGAGACAGGAGATCCGCCATGGAGACAG catcagcatcactaCCTCCTGCTACCCGGTGCCCTCCATCTGTGTCCAAGACCCTGTGAGTGACTGGTTCGAGAGCCTGGCCCAGTGTCTGCACTGGAACGTGCGGAAGAAGCAAGCCCACTTCCCGGACGAGGACGGCGAGGATGGCTAG